The following DNA comes from Mastomys coucha isolate ucsf_1 unplaced genomic scaffold, UCSF_Mcou_1 pScaffold11, whole genome shotgun sequence.
ATGCTTCCTGCACTGATGGTTTAGAGATGACAGTGGCTACTTGGTACAATGATAATTTACTTCATTGTGAGAAATACCATCTGATGCGACCTACTTGAATTGACCCCTACAGAATGCTATGAACCCACTTTTTTCCAATTATCCTaaatagaaaaattagaaaaatttagtgtgagagagaaagtgtgtgtgtgtgtgtgtgtgtgtgtgtgtgtgtgtataacatctcacctatgtagctctagctggcaaAGAgaccctgcccctgcttcctgagtactgggattaaagatgtgtaccaccacatcttcAATATACGTATGTACACACaggacatatttatttttcttttgttttgcttacaaGTAAGTGTATTTACCATGTGAGTCCCTGGTGCTCTTAGAGACCAGAAAAGGtataagatcccctggaactggagtcacagctgtgagctgcctgcaCAGATGCTAGAGACTGAATTtgagtcctctgtgagagcagtagGTACAGTTAgtgactgagccacctctccagctgcacagctatgtgatttttaaagaacggcttcatttttatttatgtgtatgtgtgtttgtgcctgcagaagccagaagaggacctcagatcccctggaggggAAGTACAGGCAGTAGTGAGCTGCCTAATGTGGATGCTAAAATCTCATCACTGTCCAGTGTaaagttcttaaccactgaacatgTCTCCAGTCCCTAGTCTGATTTAGGTCTTAAGAAAATCAAAGGCattcaggagaaaggaaagctcGGTAAAGCGCCTGCACCATGCGCTACCTACCTTGAAGTACTTCCCCCTCATCCGGGTCATGTTCATCAGCATCACTCCAGAGTTCACGCCCGTCCTCCCGTAGTACGGATGCCGGGCAAAGCGATTATACCATCCAATTCTGGGCTCTTCGTGTTCTGGTGCCATCGCAGCGATTTGTGTGGAATTAAATTTCTTTAGTAATGACCAAATATCATCGACAGGTCGTAAAAAAAGGATATCAGTGTCCACATACAACAGTGAGTCAACTTCTTTCAGTATTAACTAGGAGGAAAAGATTTGAATAATtagttacaaatatatttaataaaaggaTAGTAGCAGAAATTACACCTAAGtgatacacaaattaaaaatcttttaaggTAATGCTTCTGAAATTTGTCAGTTTTGAAAAATTCATAGACACTAAAATGATCATAGGTCAGGAGAAAACTGTCTTCTCGCTGAACACTACACTAACTTCTCCACTAACATGTGGGGCCTTAACACTGAGGTAAGTACAGATGGAAGGTCTCCCAAACCCATCCTGTCCACTGCACTACTTCCGTGCCCTCTATTAAGTGAAAGACAGACTGGAGCCCAGGCTATCTAGTCTGCACTAGTATTTCTACACACACTATCAACAAATCAAAACTGCACACTCAGGAAGAACAAAGGCAGAGCAAGACTTTTAAAACTAAGACTTTTTAAATCTTCAGAGTGCCTTCCACAGAGATTTTTTCAAAGATAAGTTTTCGTGTTTCCTTACAAACTTAAATAAGACATCTACAAATTTAAATTTGTTGTCTGTCCTATATATCcatatagctcaatggttaagttTTAAAGTAGTAAGAGTGTCCAACCTTCTGACAATTGAAATATGACATCATCCACAAAGTTCACACACTGGAGGACCATGCAATCAAtttaccaaaagagaaagaattagtCTGGTAATGTTCTACCCAAGTTTACAACTTTGTAATGGCTACATTCAGATCTATGCCCTGTGTGCTGCAGGCTGACTGTGCTGAAACATTTTAGTTAAGCACAATAAGGACAAGACTTGATCCTCTTCCTGCTACTCTGCCAATTTTACCATTCCTGCAACAATTCTGAGCCACTGGCTCACTGGGCAGTTACGCTGAAACCCGCATTCCTCTCTCAGGCTGCTCCAGGCTAGTTTAGGAGCCAACATGGAAAATACCTGATAGTGACAGCTGAGCCAGAATGCTGAAGGCTCCCTAACTCAGAGACCACAGTTAGAAGGAGGTGAGCTGGGCTGTGCCTCCCACCAACAGAAAAGGGGTGAAAGGGAGttattgttttttccattttgccttttaaaagtcTGTGAAGAGTGCTAGGGTGCCCTGTATGATGGCtaatctcagttgtcaacttgactgcatctaGAATCAACTAAAACACAAGGGGTTGGGCACAGTTGTGTGGGGTGGGGAAAGGTTTCTTCACTGGATCACCTGAGGCTGATAGACTCACCTTAAATCTAAGCTCCACCTTCTGATGGGAGCCTATCTAGAAGGACATCAAATGAAGCTTTtggttttgcctgcttgtgtttACTCTTGCTGACAAGTTCATTTACATTGCTGCTGAGACATTACTGTAATAAAAACTAAttcttaagccgggcagtggtggtgcacgcctttaatcccagcacttgaggcaaaggcaggtggatttctgagttcgaggccagcctggtctacagagtgagttccaggacagctagggctacacagagaaaccctgtcttgaagaaaaaaacaaaacaaaacaaaacaaaacaaaaaaacaaacaaacaaaaaaaaaaaccacacacaaaaacctACTACTTTGGGATTCCAATgcagactgaagaccagctgagacactcAGCCTTCTTAACTGAACAACTAACTACTGGGTTCTTGGCTTTCTGTCAagagacagccattgttagacTGGCCAGATCATAGCCTGTAAGGCATTCTAATAAATACACTTTGAATATACACAGACTCATCCTAtcggttctgttcctctagagaattcAGACTAATGCACCTGGTGTTTCAacagatagcccaggctggacttttAATGCACCTGGTGTTTCAacagatagcccaggctggacttgaagtTCCTGGGCTCCTCCTTCCTCGGCTTCCCAAGGAGGacctgatcacagaactgagTATTGAAACTACACCTAGCCCAAGATTTGTTTTTTCTATCAGTATTCTGTTTCTATGCCCTAACACACCATAGATTAACATTCTTAGAAGACCATGAAGACACTGATTATAGCTTCGTGGTTAAAATCAGGCCTGGTGGTATGGGCCCTATAACTCCAATTATTCAGGAGGCCGATGTAAAAGGatattgaattccaggccagctagggcacTTTtgggaaactgtctcaaaagtaacAAGAAGGCTGtaagtatagctcagtggtagatgaGTTTGTCCCCAGCACtacgaaagaaagaaaggaagaaagaaaggaaggaaggaaggaagagagaaaaaaagaaagaaagcatgttttgattttatttatgcatatattttatggtCCAAGTTTAACACCATCATACACAGTTGCATAGAGCCTGTGCCTTCCCAGGGTTCCTTGGGACTAGACGTATGGGTACAAGGCACATCAGTGCTTCTTTTACATCAGGAAGGGAAGCTCAGCAGGATTTATCACTGGGGAGAAAAGTATCAATTTACTTAATCTTGTTAAGAAGATAAAGTAAAGTATAACGATAACTAAAGGTTTTAAGTATGTTAGTGCTTAAAAGTCCATGTAGGACTTAGCCCAGCAGTATGCAAATGATCAGTAAGTTCAGTTCAAAACATCAGCAATTAAACTTATTAAGTACAagtcacagagaaacacacaactCCATGCTTCCCTTTCACCATGTACCACTGCTGGTAATGCATCTGTGTGACTGCCTGTCCCGTGACCACCCCATCAAACAGCAAGCTCCATGAAAATATGGAGCCTGCATCTTTCCAACGGCACATTGGAAGCACATTAAGCAGCACATTAGCGGAAAAATGACCCATGCCACATAGGAAACAGCTGTGACACCACAATAATTCGATGTAAGGCTCATATGAAGCCTGGCCTTCAATCCCAGAATTAGGAGATCAAGTGGATCTCTCTCTAAGTTCAAGACTAGACAGGTCAACACACTGTTCTCCAGATCAACTAGGACCACGAAGTGAGACCATGCCTAGAAAAAAACAATGAGGTTCATATTAAAAGCTTACAAAGTCCTCATGTGTTTTAATAGCAAAAGGAAATCTGAGAAAGGTCCTAGGATCCAAACTTTGTAAGCATAGCCTCTAAGATCACTGGTGAAGCCAACTTGACCATCAGAGTCCTAATGCGAAAGCTGGTCTTGTGAAAGCTaccacacaggaggctgaggcaggatcacctcaagtttgagggcagccttaGCTACAGGAGACCCCACCTatctgaaaataaacagaaaattcaaacaacagggccagagagatggctcaatggttaagagtgcttcctgctctcccagaggacccagcatcTAACTCCCATGCATCCACATCTGGCAACGCCCTCTCTGAGCTCCAAAGGCTCCCACATGTACATGCATTcctatacatgtgtgcacataattaaaaacaatgaatgttaaagaaatactcaaacaacaaaaataatcgcaacttaaataaaattgatattaCTTGGGTATGgtgatatatattattaatttgcTCAGATACCTTGACCCTCTTAAGCAGCAACTGGAGATTCTTCCCTATAACTCATATATTTTCCAAGAACTtaggcctttgttttgtttggtatttgttgtttttgagacagggtttctctgttatacagccctggctgtcctgtatctctctatgtagccctggctgtcctgtatctctctatgtaaccctggctNNNNNNNNNNNNNNNNNNNNNNNNNNNNNNNNNNNNNNNNNNNNNNNNNNNNNNNNNNNNNNNNNNNNNNNNNNNNNNNNNNNNNNNNNNNNNNNNNNNNNNNNNNNNNNNNNNNNNNNNNNNNNNNNNNNNNNNNNNNNNNNNNNNNNNNNNNNNNNNNNNNNNNNNNNNNNNNNNNNNNNNNNNNNNNNNNNNNNNNNNNNNNNNNNNNNNNNNNNNNNNNNNNNNNNNNNNNNNNNNNNNNNNNNNNNNNNNNNNNNNNNNNNNNNNNNNNNNNNNNNNNNNNNNNNNNNNNNNNNNNNNNNNNNNNNNNNNNNNNNNNNNNNNNNNNNNNNNNNNNNNNNNNNNNNNNNNNNNNNNNNNNNNNNNNNNNNNNNNNNNNNNNNNNNNNNNNNNNNNNNNNNNNNNNNNNNNNNNNNNNNNNNNNNNNNNNNNNNNNNNNNNNNNNNNNNNNNNNNNNNNNNNNNNNNNNNNNNNNNNNNNNNNNNNNNNNNNNNNNNNNNNNNNNNNNNNNNNNNNNNNNNNNNNNNNNNNNNNNNNNNNNNNNNNNNNNNNNNNNNNNNNNNNNNNNNNNNNNNNNNNNNNNNNNNNNNNNNNNNNNNNNNNNNNNNNNNNNNNNNNNNNNNNNNNNNNNNNNNNNNNNNNNNNNNNNNNNNNNNNNNNNNNNNNNNNNNNNNNNNNNNNNNNNNNNNNNNNNNNNNNNNNNNNNNNNNNNNNNNNNNNNNNNNNNNNNNNNNNNNNNNNNNNNNNNNNNNNNNNNNNNNNNNNNNNNNNNNNNNNNNNNNNNNNNNNNNNNNNNNNNNNNNNNNNNNNNNNNTGGCTGTCCTgtatctctctatgtagaccaggctgtcctgtatctctctatgtagccctggctgtcctatagctctctatgtagccctggctgtcctgtatctctctatgtagccctggctgtcctgtatctctctatgtagaccaggctgtcctgtatctctctatgtagaccaggctgtccttaactCCCAAagagcctgcctgcctctgtgctgggattaaagatgtgcaccaccatacctagcaGAACGTATGCTTCTCTACCTTGAGCATTTGCATCgccataaacaaatacatttttaaattgagtataCCACAAGAATTTTAAATGCCGGGACTTAGAATAACAACTGTGGGTTTTAAATTTTACATCAAATCAACTCAAACTTTCGGTATCTTTAGATTGGGGTTTGTTACCCAAGATCATCACCAAAGAGCTATAGTAAGAAAtggctcctctctgctctctcctgccctACGGCTGTATAGCGGATTCAGGCATCACTTAGGAAAGGGAAGGTGACCACGACAGAAATGCCATCAGGGATGCAGCAATGTGACTTCTCTGGCTGTGTGTGCAGCAGGGCCTGCAGAGCCTGAGATCTGAGTACTGCTCTTTCCCGCGGGTAAAGCAGCTCACGTTTCTCAGTGCCGAGGATCAGCTCCACCATGGCTCTAATCCAGAGCCCCTGACTTTTCAGTCTTTATTACCACTCGGACTTGTTCTACGGAAATGTTTTTTCTCGTGTTTGACATGTGTCTGTTTACTTAATGAGGCTTATATGTAATTATTCAGAAACtcttctgtggtggtttaaacaggagtggctcccacaggctcatagacTTGagtgcttggtcaccagggagtcacactattaggaggtgtggccttgctggagtaggcgTGTGGATGGGGGAGGCTTTAGGGTTCCCAGTGCTCAAGGCAAACCCAATGGCTATTCAGTCCTGCCGCCTGTGGATCTAGGTACAGAATTCTCATCTACCTCTCCAGCGTCTgtctgtatgccaccatgcttcccaccatgatgataatgcactaaacctatgagccagccccagttaaatgtttatCACTGTAAGAACTACTATGCTAATgttgtctctttacagcaatagaaatcctgactaacaCATGTTCTGTGTAAAATTAAGTTTCaaatttaagaaagagaaagaagcgAAACACTGAGAAGGACAACGACTCACCGGCAAGAACAGCCTCTGGGAAGCACAGGGCTTAAAGAGCTTCTTCCACTCCACGGCACTGTCGCTGGGGAAGGTGATGGGGTACAGGCTATAGTTAAACCTCGGTAGAAAGGACCAGCTGTCAAGCTAAAAGCATAAGAAGGAATTAACGTTAAAAACATAAGCcaatttagatttgttttatcTTCAACCTTCTCTATAACATCATAAACCAATagctacaaaacaaaaatgctgaaACTTAAAACCACATTTATGTTACACAGTTGGAAGATTCTTTTCCatcactttcttcatttttatttccaatcTAAGAATCATAATGATAAACTACAAGCACTGTTCCATCAGGATCTATGGCACAGTGGCTTGTTTAAGTCAGTGTTCAGGCCACTGAGATTTGATCAGTCCAGGAAACTAAGAACGAGAGTGTGAGTTCAGAGCCCAGCACAGCGCTCAGTAGATGGGGAAACGGGACACTTGCTCAGTGTTCAGCCTATCCAGTCACTTCCCGGCTACCCCAGAAATCTCATCTTAAAACAGAAGGCTGAGCACATACAGGTGCTTCCTGCTAGGCCCAGCAGCCCAAATTTGATCTCCCTTAATCTCACCCATATGATTTTCTCATAAGCAGATTAAATTCAGGAAAATTAGCTTATAACCATagtatatatgataaaatatttatattaagtgCCAAAGTAATATAGCACCAGTTGAGTCCACTTATGTAAAGTTTAAACATATACTGGTATTCCTAATACACTATTCTTATAAATACATATCCAgtaccaatttttaaaaactattaaggactcaatttaaaagaaaatctacaaTGAATACTACTCCTTAGCATTCCAAACTCACTTCAAAACACTGCCTTGGTCCAGATTCAGTTAAACATAATTTATCATTGTTGCTTCCCAAAGGGTTTATGCTACTTCAGCTGTGTAAACTGAGGAATGCGCCTCCAGAGGCAAGCCTCAACCTgaagctcctgcctcagctggtgATGAAATGGATTGAGGAGCACTTGCCGACATGACTAGGCTTTAGAGTTTCTGGTTCAAATTACCCAGAGCGCACAGAAATGACTAGGGGAGGTGAGGGCTAGCTTCATCTGCAGCAGGCAGATGAAGTGTCTCCTCAGTCACAGCTGTGGTCAGGTACTCTTCAAAGCACAAGCATCTTCCCACCTAgtttaaaaatgcttttgttagcagggcagtggtggcacacgcctttaatccctgcacctgggaggcagaggcaggtggatttttgagttagaggccagcctggtctacagagtgagttccaagacaaacagggctacacagagaaaccttttctagaaaaaaaatgaaaaataaaataaaagtggaagACTGTCACGGTATGTTGCAACAACAGGCCCTGAAGAAAAGAAGTGTGTCCCTTCTCCACTCTTTCTTCTCCTCATACTGGAGACAATATGGTTGTGATGGCTGGAGCTGAACGGCTGAGTCCTGTCATGAAAATGGCTCTTTACAGATGAAAACCCATGACGCGGCACTTTCCGcctatttctatcttacttctcaGTCCAAACGCTCTGGACAGAGGAAGTAAATAAACTCTTCATTCTTGGCAGGACGTAGGTGGCCTGCTCCTGTTCACAAACCAGTCTTCCAGTACACTGTCCCTGGACTCCCAGAAAACAAGCTCTAGAGAGAGCATTGCTGAAGGACAGTTCTAGCCGAGCAGACTAATGGTCAGTCAGCTCTGTGTAGTGTTCACTGAGTGCCAAGTACTTACTCTGTCTTTAAAGCTATTGTGCAGTTGGTCTTCAGCAAAAATGTGGACGTGCAGTGGCTTGATGCTGAAGATCAGAGCTGACTTCAACATAGTCAcagtttcttccagtctctcACCACAGGCAACGACAGCAAGGTGCATTTTCTCCTCGGGCCTTGTCTTCAGAGTGTACCTAACAACAAAGAGGAGCATTCCCGACAGGTCAGCTTGTACTTACCTCTAAATGGCATCTGATTGTGTTTAAATGCAGAAGTTTAcaacttctcttttaaaatgcaaaagaaacatCAAGCTACAGAACAGTCCAGGGCTAGCCCAATCACCACGCATGGCTGTCCCCTTTCTCCAGGTCTCCACAGCTGGCACTCCTCGAAGCAAGCCTCCACAacccccaattttttttctttttaattaaaacttctAATTCCATTTAAAACCCCTCCACATGCCTTCTTCAACCTGCAATCGGACCCTATAAAGCATGTAATCTACGATTTCATccataaatatttcaatatttcatcTTAAGCCATGCCAATTACAAGAAATGTGTTCATGTAACTCTGTTCAGTGGCACCACTCAGCTGTACTCACCAAATACCAAGATGGATAAACATTTCTGACAGGCCCTTACGCATCAGTGTcttttgggaaggaaaggggccCCTC
Coding sequences within:
- the Gxylt1 gene encoding glucoside xylosyltransferase 1 isoform X3, with the translated sequence MLPSDVCGMNCFWEAAFRYTLKTRPEEKMHLAVVACGERLEETVTMLKSALIFSIKPLHVHIFAEDQLHNSFKDRLDSWSFLPRFNYSLYPITFPSDSAVEWKKLFKPCASQRLFLPLILKEVDSLLYVDTDILFLRPVDDIWSLLKKFNSTQIAAMAPEHEEPRIGWYNRFARHPYYGRTGVNSGVMLMNMTRMRGKYFKNDMTTARLQWGDILMPLLKKYKLNITWGDQDLLNIMFFHNPESLFVFPCQWNYRPDHCIYGSNCREAEEEGVFILHGNRGVYHDDKQPAFRAVYEALRNCSLEDDSVRSLLKPLELELQKTVHTYCGKTYKLFIKQLTKSIRNRYDTPPKER